The window CCATACGTTCGCGATGATCAATCATGTTAAACTTGAATCTCTTGTAAAAGAGAATAATCAGTTTCAAGTGGAACGTATTGAAGAAACGGTTCTTTATGCTTTAGAAAATTTAGATAAAGTATATTACTATTTTGATAGTGAAACTGCTGATCGAATGGAGTCAACAACCTATCGATTACTTAAATATTACGAAAAAAAGCCGAATGTTGACGAGTGGGATTTTCAAAAAACAACAAATCAGTTTCGTTATGCACCATACCATGGCGAAGATGTAGAAACATTATATAAACATGCCGATCAAGCTTTATATGATTCAAAGAAAAAAGGGAAAAATCAATTTTCGATTTATTTATAGATAAGGACGATAGAAGTATATGATGATTAAATGAAAACCTTGGTTACTTTTTTGGTCTCATCACCATATTCTGTGATGTTCACACAATTCCGGTAATAAGTTAGCGAGATTGATACTCAATCTAGAGTAGCTCCTTCGTCAGCTTGCAGACCACTAAGTGGGTAGAATGGAAGAGGTCAAGCGCTTTCCTTGACGGCTTCCATTCTAGCCACTACAATGCGGAAAGCTGAT of the Bacillus smithii genome contains:
- a CDS encoding diguanylate cyclase domain-containing protein, giving the protein MERIEETVLYALENLDKVYYYFDSETADRMESTTYRLLKYYEKKPNVDEWDFQKTTNQFRYAPYHGEDVETLYKHADQALYDSKKKGKNQFSIYL